In one Acanthochromis polyacanthus isolate Apoly-LR-REF ecotype Palm Island chromosome 20, KAUST_Apoly_ChrSc, whole genome shotgun sequence genomic region, the following are encoded:
- the LOC110971572 gene encoding protein CIP2A homolog: MDVTTSLKSLLLVIQQYRDSRTAQNAAQLQKQVEEVSGLKCDRLLSSGQVLPSECVSGLVELAGNPNTSPALTSSIISLLAQLASDDHSREILHSSYNLTSTLAAVIHCHSATPGEALVLQCLQVLQKLTYNARIFQSTNYIPELVAFLMTNIQSHSDDVIMPCLGLMANLCRDNHSVQSHLKSLDNVKPFYRTLINFLAHNSLTVVVFTLSILASLTLNEKVGEKLFDAKNIHQTFQLVFNIIVNGDGTLTRKYSVDLLVDLLKNPKIADYLTRYQHFSACVAQVLGLLRSKDPDSAAKVLELLLAMCSVSGLRSLLCQVVFKPAGPKLRAAGRRQGAGVEGGRKAEDGLALVQWLSSPVEGAERCSLQALQLLNELLEEALAADTMPDSMLSFVEMLLPVLFELLKGLDPAQGDAHVRKHCHRITHVTSLLLILCTEDSTRSLVSHQVSAQLCLSRVEALLSCCHSNSPITCLHPGSDDDLSHVCAEALLKTLELMSKLRQQVKDMETSFYRMLQDQRMVTPLSLALTSRHREHVQTGLSLLFEATPLPDFPSLVLGESIAANNAYRQREAELSVKRVAVQEVPPPRMNTSVLDSSSASSRSVHSLVEKIQTGLELQEQAKDSHVSEIIDVYEQKLSAFTSKESRLQDLLEAKALALSQADRLIAQYRVQRAQAEAEARKLASLLKDAERRREDLQAELSGQVLEVQRSRADMEELLQHNGRLQRDSEDHQALKGAYNSLLNRFNETERLLKELQSAHISLTKQNEALRRNQEALQLQQDKMASVLEERDEEIKSLQSDLQKKNSDIAGLRVELQAEEDKVKEKDQERRELEDTVDVLRKELNKTEQAKKDASIKASSLELQKSQLEAKLKHKEDELNKHSAMIAMIHSLSSGKMKNDVNLSL; encoded by the exons ATGGACGTGACGACGAGTTTGAAATCTCTGCTGCTGGTTATCCAGcagtacagagacagcaggACGGCACAAAACGCAGCGCAGCTACAAAAACAAGTGGAG gaggTTTCAGGCCTGAAATGCGACCGGCTGCTGTCCTCGGGTCAGGTTCTGCccagtgagtgtgtgagtggCCTGGTGGAGCTGGCTGGAAACCCCAACACCAGCCCCGCCCTGACCAGCTCCATCATCTCCCTGCTGGCCCAGCTAG ccaGTGACGATCACAGCCGGGAGATTCTCCACAGCAGCTACAACCTCACCAGCACCCTGGCTGCTGTCATCCACTGCCACAGCGCCACACCTGGAGAGGCCCTGGTGCTGCAG tgCCTGCAGGTGCTGCAGAAACTGACGTACAACGCTCGCATCTTCCAGTCAACAAACTACATCCCCGAGCTCGTAGCGTTTCTCATGACCAACAT ACAGTCTCACAGTGATGACGTCATCATGCCGTGCCTCGGTCTCATGGCCAACCTGTGTCGCGACAACCACTCGGTGCAGAGCCACCTCAAGTCCCTG gacAATGTGAAGCCGTTCTACCGCACACTGATCAACTTCCTGGCTCACAACAGTCTGACTGTGGTGGTCTTCACGCTGTCCATCCTGGCCAGCCTCACTCTGAACGAGAAAGTCGGTGAAAAG CTCTTCGATGCCAAGAACATCCACCAGACCTTCCAGCTGGTGTTCAACATCATCGTGAACGGCGACGGCACTCTGACCAGAAAATACTCAGTTGACCTCCTGGTCGACCTGCTGAAGAACCCCAAAATAGCAGATTACCTCACGAG GTATCAGCACTTCTCAGCATGTGTGGCTCAGGTCTTAGGACTGCTGCGTTCTAAAGACCCCGATTCAGCCGCCAAG GTGTTGGAGCTCCTCCTGGCCATGTGCAGCGTCTCCGGTCTGCGCTCGCTGCTCTGCCAGGTGGTTTTTAAGCCGGCCGGACCCAAACTCAGAGCTGCCGGCCGCCGCCAGGGGGCAGGAGTGGAGGGTGGACGGAAAGCAGAGGACGGCCTGGCTCTGGTGCAGTGGCTGAGCTCGCCTGTGGAGGGCGCCGAACGCTGCTCGCTGCAGGCTCTGCAGCTGTTGAATGAGCTGCTGGAG GAGGCCTTGGCTGCAGACACCATGCCTGATTCCATGCTGAGCTTCGTGGAAATGTTGCTCCCGGTCCTGTTTGAGCTGCTGAAGGGCCTCGATCCTGCTCAAGGAGACGCTCACGTCAGAAAACACTGCCACCGAATCACCCACGTCACCAGTCTGCTGCTAA TCCTGTGCACCGAGGACTCCACCAGATCTTTGGTGTCCCATCAGGTGAGCGCTCAGCTCTGCCTCTCCCGGGTCGAAGCCCTGCTCTCCTGTTGTCATAGCAACAGCCCCATCACCTGCCTGCATCCCGGCTCTGACGACGACCTCAG tcatgTGTGTGCAGAAGCTCTACTGAAGACTCTGGAGTTAATGAGCAAActgaggcagcaggtgaaggacATGGAGACCAGTTTCTACAGGATGCTGCAG GACCAGAGGATGGTGACGCCCCTCTCTCTCGCCCTGACGTCCCGCCACAGAGAACATGTCCAGACGGGACTGTCGCTGCTGTTCGAAGCCACTCCGCTGCCAGACTTCCCTTCCTTAGT TCTGGGAGAAAGCATCGCAGCTAACAACGCCTATCGCCAGAGGGAGGCCGAGCTGTCCGTCAAGCGCGTCGCCGTGCAGGAAGTCCCGCCTCCCAGGATGAACACCAGCGTGTTGGATTCGTCCAGCGCTTCCAGCAGGAGTGTTCACAGCCTGGTGGAGAAGATACAGACGGGTTTGGAG CTGCAGGAGCAGGCAAAGGACTCACATGTTTCTGAGATCATCGACGTTTATGAACAGAAGCTTTCTGCGTTTACG TCTAAGGAGAGCCGTCTGCAGGACTTGCTGGAGGCCAAAGCTCTGGCTCTCTCTCAGGCCGACCGTCTCATCGCTCAGTATCGCGTCCAACGAGCTCAAGCTGAGGCCGAG GCTCGTAAGCTGGCGTCTCTGCTGAAGGATGCTGAGCGTCGGCGGGAGGATCTGCAGGCGGAGCTGAGCGGCCAGGTTCTGGAGGTGCAGCGCTCCAGGGCCGAcatggaggagctgctgcagcacaaCGGCCGGCTGCAGCGGGACTCTGAGGACCACCAGGCCCTGAAAGGAGCCTACAACAGCCTACTGAACAG GTTCAATGAGACGGAGCGGCTGCTGAAGGAGCTCCAGTCGGCTCACATCTCTCTGACCAAACAGAACGAAGCTCTGAGGAGGAACCAGGAAGCTCTACAGCTGCAGCAAGACAA GATGGCGTCGGTGTTGGAGGAGAGAGACGAAGAAATCAAATCCCTTCAGTCGGACCTGCAGAAGAAAAACAGCGACATCGCAG GTCTGCGTGTTGAACTTCAGGCCGAGGAGGACAAAGTGAAGGAGAAAGACCAGGAGAGGAGAGAGCTGGAGGACACGGTGGACGTTCTGAGGAAGGAACTGAACAAAACGGAGCAGGCCAAGAAGGACGCCAGCATCAAG GCGTCGTCTCTGGAGCTGCAGAAGAGTCAGCTGGAGGCGAAGCTGAAGCACAAGGAGGACGAGTTGAACAAACACTCGGCGATGATCGCGATGATCCACAGCCTGAGCAGCGGGAAGATGAAGAACGACGTCAACCTGTCGCTCTGA